One window of Campylobacter avium LMG 24591 genomic DNA carries:
- a CDS encoding highly acidic protein, with product MEYDDNEDILDNDDMLYDESDEYTYNEKTNYNYDEDDYSYEDEDDENSYEM from the coding sequence ATGGAATACGATGATAACGAAGATATCTTAGATAACGATGATATGTTGTATGATGAAAGCGATGAATATACTTATAATGAAAAGACAAATTACAATTACGACGAGGACGATTATTCTTACGAGGATGAGGACGATGAGAATAGTTATGAAATGTAG